A genomic window from Centroberyx gerrardi isolate f3 chromosome 14, fCenGer3.hap1.cur.20231027, whole genome shotgun sequence includes:
- the LOC139912398 gene encoding uncharacterized protein LOC139912398, with product MASMQDGLNFTAPPYGKVLLLGAIAAASAFVVTILIVVLCVGCQRKGKTHNVSGEGGKHRLMDMGILRQSKLRSIKASKKKRPASMDLLLLPSRRSNSDLRSQGRQLPQIPSGTGEDGEHTYSEVGRRSSTTRTDDALYAMVGRAGQTDTPAPPAVPANTPAPPDPDGDGVEGGLPEPEAQVMSPPHPQETAEYACVRKLRKADKAPQKRDSGTDMGEPPAPPPRHAPPSHPAPPPPHPHSTKLPRRNMESFNLPSFPKEAVFMGNGEQYIWKPPEDEDVIMLQNKALGPLTAHTVENIQPSAAAVAEMYSKVCKPGKKKRAVPGSPPANPGFRTLGRGDRDRDRDGGFSVVVKPQTWAPQEGKAVGGPLDDHCYESIGTEECDPAYENMEGGGGWKRERPPNTCATLRPRRKKPQQPLQQQQPPPPPPTQQTPKLQHLPAKALLLPGENLYESIGDLKQGSATSSTTTIFTFNDGMEMYVTGL from the exons ATGGCCTCCATGCAGGACGGGCTGAACTTCACGGCTCCTCCCTACGGCAAGGTCCTGCTGCTGGGTGCTATCGCTGCTGCCTCAGCCTTCGTTGTTACAATCCTCATTGTGGTGCTCTGTGTGGGCTGCCAGAG GAAGGGGAAGACACACAATGTCTCCGGCGAGGGCGGAAAACACCGTCTTATGGACATG gGTATACTCAGGCAGTCCAAGCTGCGGTCCATCA AGGCATCTAAAAAGAAGCGTCCAGCCAGCATGGACCTTCTGCTGCTGCCCAGCCGCCGGTCTAACTCTGACCTTCGTTCTCAAGGCAGGCAGCTTCCCCAGATTCCCTCTGGCACCGGAGAGGATGGGGAGCACACGTACTCTGAGGTGGGCCGGCGCTCCTCCACCACCCGCACCGACGACGCCCTCTATGCCATGGTGGGCAGGGCCGGGCAGACGGACACTCCGGCCCCTCCGGCCGTTCCCGCTAACACCCCGGCGCCCCCAGACCCAGACGGGGACGGAGTGGAAGGAGGGCTTCCTGAGCCCGAGGCCCAGGTCATGTCTCCCCCGCATCCTCAGGAGACGGCCGAGTACGCCTGCGTCAGGAAGCTGAGGAAGGCCGACAAGGCTCCCCAAAAGAGGGACAGCGGCACGGACATGGGGGAGCCACCGGCTCCGCCTCCACGCCACGCCCCGCCGTCACATCCCGCCCCTCCCCCGCCACACCCTCACAGCACAAAGTTGCCCCGCAGAAACATGGAGTCCTTCAACCTCCCCTCCTTCCCAAAG GAAGCGGTGTTTATGGGCAACGGGGAGCAGTACATCTGGAAGCCTCCAGAGGATGAGGACGTCATCATGCTCCAAAATAAAGCCCTGGGCCCTCTGACCGCTCACACAGTAGAGAATATACAACCCTCTGCTGCTGCG GTGGCTGAGATGTACTCTAAGGTGTGTAAAccaggaaagaagaagagagctgTGCCGGGGTCTCCCCCAGCCAATCCTGGCTTCCGGACCTTGGGGCGCGGTGACCGGGACCGAGATCGGGACGGGGGGTTTAGTGTAGTGGTCAAACCCCAGACCTGGGCCCCTCAGGAGGGCAAAGCAGTCGGAGGGCCCCTTGACGACCACTGCTACGAGTCCATCGGGACCGAGGAGTGCGACCCGGCCTATGAGAATATGGAAGGCGGAGGCGGTTGGAAGCGAGAGAGGCCTCCCAATACCTGTGCCACCCTGCGGCCGAGGAGGAAGAAACCCCAGCAGcccttgcagcagcagcagccccctcCGCCGCCACCGACGCAGCAAACCCCCAAGTTACAGCACCTGCCTGCCAAAGCCCTGCTGCTGCCCGGGGAGAACCTGTACGAGAGCATTGGCGACCTGAAGCAGGGCTCCGCCACCTCCAGCACCACCACCATCTTCACTTTCAATGACGGCATGGAGATGTATGTAACAGGGCTCTAA